Below is a genomic region from Chromatiaceae bacterium.
TTCGTCGTCACAACCGATCGATGGACTGCAGAGTGAAATGTCACCGATGTTTCCCCTCGAGCTGCCGATCGATGAATCCCCCGCTACGCCGCCGCCATGGCAGGAACTCGATCTCACCGAGCGACTTCGGATAGCTGCCGAACAACAGCACGACGCGCAGACCATCGGTGTAGTACGGATCTGTGGTGAGATTGCCGCGCGGCGCCGACGGTGGCGCCTCGCCGACCCCCCCGACCAGACCGATGGCGCCAAGATTCTGCGAATAGGCCATGTCCTCGATCAGCGCGGTACGGGCCTCGTCCACATCCGGATCGATCTTGTGGGTCGTCAGGTAGGGAGAATGGATCGTGAGCCGACTGCCGATATCGCGGCTGATCTGTCCCACCCAGACCGGCTGACCGCGGTAGCGCATGGGGCTTAGCCACAACCGCAGGTGATTGCGTTGGTGGATATTGTCCCGGGCGCGTTGCAGCGCGAGATCCTGCTGCCGCCCGAACAGGTATAGCGGGCTGACCGGCGCATAGGGGTAGCGGTCGCCGAGCAACGCCGATTTCGCCATCTGGGTGACCGATCCCAACCAGGTCTGCTCGGTCGGTCGCCAGCCTCGGCGGACCAACGCAGGAAACGCGTCCTTTACGCCACCGATGACCACCAGGTTCACCGGATCCCCAAGCCGGGTCCCATGGCGGTTGCTGACGCAACACGGCAGCCTCTCCAGCGCGTCGCGGAACGCGTCGTCGTCCGTGTAGTCGACGACCTGGTCGGCTGCATACAGCCGCGGCAAGGTATGCTCGATCTCGGCATAATCCGCGCGAAAGCCGGGCACCCGGTTGAACAGCGAGAACGAACGCAGGTCGCCACTGGTCACCAGGTCCACCTGTACAATCTTCAGTCCCTGGTCGAGGTGCGTCAGGACGAAACCGGATACCTTGCGTGCCGGGGGAACGGGGTTGTGAAACGCAAGCCGCTGGAAACGTTCCGCAACTTTGCCGCCACCCTCCTGGCCGGCAAACGCCTCAGCGGCTTCCGACGCCGGAAAGAAATGCGGGTCCATACCGGTGAACATCAGCCAGTACGGCCGGTCGCTTTGGTTGTCGACCTCTATCCAGACCGGCTGAATACCCTTGGCGGCAAGCGGCACGCCGTACAGGGATTCGCCCTCGTCCGCCGACAGGACGCTGGTCGCGACGGTCACACCGCTTTCGCTGGCGGTCACCAGGCGCTGCTTGAAGTCGCCCGTGGCATGCACCGGCTCCGCGCCGAGCGATGCGCATCCCGCCAGTCCCAGCGCACCGAGTACACCAAGCACAGCTGCAACGATAAAGCGAATCACGATCGGCAGTACTCCCAAGCCGGCGCGCTCATCGCGAGGCCGGAAAAGATTGACTCCATCGACCTTCGAACTATAGGTCGCAAAACGTGCTATCGCCTATCTGGCCGATCGCAGTGTGTCGCCGGGGGGGCGCCATCGGACCGAACGGGCGACGGCTACGCGGCCCGTCAAAAGGATGCCGCGAGACCAAGCGAAAAACCCCTGACGTTTTCTCCGAACACGTAACGCCCGACGATGCGGGTGCGGGTGATCACCACCGGGTAGGCGCTCGAATCGAATTCAATGCCGGCACCCAGTGACGTCAGCGCGTCGAAACCCAAGGCTCCGCTCTGGGCGCCATAGTAGCGGGTGTGCGAGGTCTCGAGCACGTAACGCAATGGACGTTGCATCAGCTGGATCCCGGTCGGCGCTCGCCAGCGTGCCCAAACACCCGCGCTGTTGGTTTCCGATTCGCCGTCCAGGCCGGAGGTGGTGCCGCCGATCGACCTCAGACCGATGTAGGAATAACGCAGCTCGACGTCGACCTCGTAGTCGTCACGGATCAGTTCGTAGTCGAGCATCAGTGAACCACCCAGTCCGTAGGCGCCCATCCGGCCGCCGTCGACGATCTCGAACTCGGTATCGAATCGGTCGTTGACGATTGCCTGCGCGATGGTCGCGTCGGTCGCGACATAACCGAGGGTAAAGTTGAAAATCGGCCGTACGACCAGGGAGCCGTCTGCATTCACGGGAAAATCCCAGCCGACGCCGCCGGTGGCGGCAAACGAATTCCATTTGACCGGAATACGGCGTTGCTCCCCGCCACGCGAGGCGATGAACACGGGGTCGTAGCGGTTGTATCCCAGCGTGCCTTCGAGGTACAGGGGCACACTGCGGCTGACCGTGAAACCACCGCCCAGGGTGGTCTGCCAGATACCCGGATTGCCCTCCGACAGGTTGTCGTTACGGATCGTCAGCGAGGCCGTCGTGACATCCGGCAGCACGGTGAACGACATCAACGTGAGCGCGCCATCGGCAATCTGCTTGAGATCGGCGTGCGAGACACCCAACTGCCAGCTGTCCGCGGATCGTACGGAAAGACTCGTAAAAATCAGGCAAGCGGCACTTGCCGCTATCGCAAACCCCATCGGATGTCGCGCGCCTGCCACCGTCTAACCGAAACCTTTGCTTGCCTGTTCAAACCCAAACGAGGTATCGAGTGGTGACCTTGGGAACATTGCGGACAACGCCGGTGCACTCTGCCCGGCCGGTGTCCCGGTTGCCCGTGCGGGCCCACGCCAAACGACCGTCACCCCGACCGACCACCATCACCCGGCCGGGATGGCGCTATCGGGTCAGCTCGGGCGCAAATACCTGCTTGACGATTTCCATCTGATCGGCCGGCAGCTCGCGGAGTGCCGCTGTCGTGTCCACACGCTGCACCGGACGACTCTCCACGACCCGAACGCTGGCCTGCGGCACCGTCGCAGCCAGTCTGCCGGTACCTTCGCCCATCACGATGCGCAGATACAGCGCGATCGCGAGCGCCAACAGGAGCAGCACAATCAGTTTGGAGAACCACCCGCTGCCAGAGGTAGATTGCTTTGCGGTCGACATGTTCACCCCTCAGATTCGATTTTTCGCCAATCTCTCGCCGGATTATCGCCTATCGTGAGGTTTCTCTCACCAGGGTCTTGTAAATCCACGCATGGACCTGGCCGGTTGCCGAGGGTAGCACCACCATCAGCCAATCCGCGCGACGTCCGATGACCCTGAGCGTCGTGTCCTGATCCAGCTGGGCGACGACCCGGTGTTCGGTCCCGGGTCCGGCCCGCACATTGATGCGATCGCCTTTGACGGTCGCAGTCCAGCCAAACCAGGATTCCTTGGCGATCTCGGGGTGCCGTTCCAGCAGGTGAACCGTTGAATCGCCGTTCAACTGCACCAGGATGTCCCGCGCGTCCTGGTGTCCCTGCCGCGCGGCCGCCAGATACCAATTGATCGCCTCGTCGAGGTCCTTCTTCATGCCCTCGCCGGTCGTGTAAGCCAGCCCGACGGCAAACTGCGCATCCGCATGTCCCTGCCGCGCCGCCTCGCCCCACCACGCCAGGGCCTGTTCGATGTCGACCGACATGCCATTGCCATTGGCGAACAGCCACCCGAGGTGATATTGCGCCTCGGCATAGCCACGCTCGGCCAGCGGCCGCCAGCGACAATACGCCTCGGCATAGTTGCCCTCGCGCAACGCCTTCATCCCGGCCTCGAACTGGCTCGGGCTGTTACCCGCACCGCAACCACCGCACAACACCAAGATCAGCAACGTGGTCGGCGCGAGTGCCGATCTCATGCGCTGGCCACCGCTGCCAGCACTCTGCGCGCGCGCGCCATACCCTGCTCCAGGTATCGATCGATCTCCGCCATCGTGATCGGCCCTTCGGTCTTGCCGGCCGCCCAATTCACGCTCAATGCGAAACAGGCGTAACACAGACCGAGTTCGCGGGCGAGCGCGGTCTCCGGCATGCCGGTCATACCCACCATGTCGCATCCATCGCGCTCCAGGCGCACGATCTCGGCCTTCGACTCCAGTCGCGGTCCCTGGGTGGCTCCGTAGGTACCGCCGTCGTACACCTCGATGTCGACGGAGCGCGCCGCTTGCAGTAGCGCGTCGCGCAGTTCAGCACAATAGGGATTGGTGAAGTCGACATGCGTCACGCCGCTGCCGTCGCCCTCGAACAGCGTGTGTTCGCGGCCCCATGTGTAATCGATGACCTGGTCGGGAACCGCCAACATGCCCGGACCGAGCGGCGCGGTGATACCACCGACCGCCGCCATGCCCACTACATGCCGGACCCCTGCCTCGCGAAGCGCCCAGAGGTTCGCGCGGTAGTTGACCCGGTGTGGCGGTATGCCGTGTGAAGCCCCGTGGCGTGGCAGAAACACCACCGGGCTGCCGTCGAAATGCCCGAATGTCAGAGGGGCGGAGGGGTCACCATACGGCGTGGTGACGATTTCCTGCCTTTCGATCTCAAGTGCCTTGAGCCGTGTAAGTCCCGATCCACCAATGATTCCAATCGCCTGCACGCTGCTACCGCCCTCCGCCACTGCCACCTCACTCCGCGACCGCAAAGATACCCGCCGCGTTGCGCCAGTAACCCTTATAGTCCATGCCGTACCCGAACACATAGCGATCCGGCACCGTCAAGCCGATGTACTGAACCGGCGGACGTACACCACGATCGTGCTCCTTCTGCACCAATACCGCAGCACGTACGCTGGCCGGTGACTGCTGGCGACAGAAACGCAGAATCGCATCCAGCGTGTAGCCCTCATCGAGTATGTCGTCGATCAGCAGCAGATGTTTGCCGGTCAGCGACTGGAGCGGTTCCGCTCTCCAGTGCAGTTCGTCGCCGGTGGTCCGCTCGCGATAACGACTGGCATGCATGTAGTCGATCCGCAATGGGAATCGCAGGCGCGGCAGCAAGGCACCGGCGGCCACCAGGCCACCGTTCATCACGCAGATCGCCAACACGTCTTCATCACCGAGATCACGATTGATCTCGGCGGCCATTCGATCGAGCGCGGCCTCGACGACTGCCGAATCGTGCAGGCAGTCGGCCTCACGCATCACCAAGATCGCCTCTTCTCGCAGTTCGTTCATTGCGGTTCACCCAGATTCAATGCAAGCGTCGATTCTGCGCTCAGCTGCGCCGCAAGCGCCGCTGCGCGATGCCAACGCGGGTCTTCTCGCAGCCGTTCTGCATGTCGAGCCGGGCGTCCATGCAGCCGGACCATACGCGATTGAGCGACCGGATCATGGTAGTCCTTGAGTTCCTCGAGCACCTCGGCGGCGCCAGCGGGATCGTTGCAGACCAGGACCATGTCGCAGCCGGCTTGTAATGCGGCGCGGGCACGTTCCGCGTAACACCCGGCATGACCGGCGGCTGCCATGCTCAGGTCATCGCTGAAAATGACTCCCTGGAAAGCGAGGCGGCCACGCAGCACGTCCTGCAGCCAGAAGCGCGAAAATCCGGCCGGCTGCTCGTCGCATGCCCGGTAGATCACATGGGCCGGCATCACCGCTTCAAGGCCGTTGTCGATCAGGCGGGCAAACGGACGCAGGTCATTGTGCAGCAGATCATCGAACGGACGATCGTCGACCGGGAGATCGGTATGCGAATCGGCGGTCACTCCGCCGTGTCCCGGGAAGTGCTTGCCGACACTGATCATGCCGGCCTCACGGGCGCCGAGCATCCAGGCTCCGGCCAGCCGGCCGACGAGTTCCGGTGAACCGGCGAATGCGCGATCGCCGATGACACCGCTCACCCCGTGATCGATGTCGAGCACCGGCGCAAAACTGAAATCGACGCCGACCGCGCGAAGCTCCGCCGCCATCAGCCAGCCCAGTTCGCGAGCTGCCCGCCGCGCCGAACGAAGATCTTCGTCGCAACCCGCGACGATCTTTGCGGCCGGTGGCAGCCGGGTGAACCCGTCGCGAAACCGCTGCACGCGACCGCCCTCCTGGTCGACCGCGATCAGCAGGTGCGGAGAACGCAACTCATGAATCTCCCTGACCAGCCGATAGATCTGGCGGGGCGAGACGTAGTTGCGGGCAAACAAAATGACCCCACCGGTTGCCGGATGCAACAGCAGCTCACGATCCTCGACACAGAGTTCGGGACCGCGAAGGTCGATCATTACCGGACCATGCAGCATTTAGGCGCCTCCCGGGCGCACGGCGGGCGGCAATTCACCGGATTGAAAGAAACTGACGATGAAGATGAGCATGTTACCGCGCCACGGCCTAGACGCCTTGATTGTCTTATTTGTCACCCTGATCGGCGCAGGCGCCGTATCGGCCGAAGATGAAACGAAGCAGATCGCCTACTACAAGCTGTCACCATCGATCGTCAGCAA
It encodes:
- a CDS encoding hypoxanthine-guanine phosphoribosyltransferase — translated: MNELREEAILVMREADCLHDSAVVEAALDRMAAEINRDLGDEDVLAICVMNGGLVAAGALLPRLRFPLRIDYMHASRYRERTTGDELHWRAEPLQSLTGKHLLLIDDILDEGYTLDAILRFCRQQSPASVRAAVLVQKEHDRGVRPPVQYIGLTVPDRYVFGYGMDYKGYWRNAAGIFAVAE
- a CDS encoding S-methyl-5'-thioinosine phosphorylase, with translation MCSGTAWTIRVTGATRRVSLRSRSEVAVAEGGSSVQAIGIIGGSGLTRLKALEIERQEIVTTPYGDPSAPLTFGHFDGSPVVFLPRHGASHGIPPHRVNYRANLWALREAGVRHVVGMAAVGGITAPLGPGMLAVPDQVIDYTWGREHTLFEGDGSGVTHVDFTNPYCAELRDALLQAARSVDIEVYDGGTYGATQGPRLESKAEIVRLERDGCDMVGMTGMPETALARELGLCYACFALSVNWAAGKTEGPITMAEIDRYLEQGMARARRVLAAVASA
- the nagZ gene encoding beta-N-acetylhexosaminidase; this encodes MLHGPVMIDLRGPELCVEDRELLLHPATGGVILFARNYVSPRQIYRLVREIHELRSPHLLIAVDQEGGRVQRFRDGFTRLPPAAKIVAGCDEDLRSARRAARELGWLMAAELRAVGVDFSFAPVLDIDHGVSGVIGDRAFAGSPELVGRLAGAWMLGAREAGMISVGKHFPGHGGVTADSHTDLPVDDRPFDDLLHNDLRPFARLIDNGLEAVMPAHVIYRACDEQPAGFSRFWLQDVLRGRLAFQGVIFSDDLSMAAAGHAGCYAERARAALQAGCDMVLVCNDPAGAAEVLEELKDYHDPVAQSRMVRLHGRPARHAERLREDPRWHRAAALAAQLSAESTLALNLGEPQ
- a CDS encoding LssY C-terminal domain-containing protein, whose amino-acid sequence is MVAAVLGVLGALGLAGCASLGAEPVHATGDFKQRLVTASESGVTVATSVLSADEGESLYGVPLAAKGIQPVWIEVDNQSDRPYWLMFTGMDPHFFPASEAAEAFAGQEGGGKVAERFQRLAFHNPVPPARKVSGFVLTHLDQGLKIVQVDLVTSGDLRSFSLFNRVPGFRADYAEIEHTLPRLYAADQVVDYTDDDAFRDALERLPCCVSNRHGTRLGDPVNLVVIGGVKDAFPALVRRGWRPTEQTWLGSVTQMAKSALLGDRYPYAPVSPLYLFGRQQDLALQRARDNIHQRNHLRLWLSPMRYRGQPVWVGQISRDIGSRLTIHSPYLTTHKIDPDVDEARTALIEDMAYSQNLGAIGLVGGVGEAPPSAPRGNLTTDPYYTDGLRVVLLFGSYPKSLGEIEFLPWRRRSGGFIDRQLEGKHR
- a CDS encoding SEL1-like repeat protein; this encodes MRSALAPTTLLILVLCGGCGAGNSPSQFEAGMKALREGNYAEAYCRWRPLAERGYAEAQYHLGWLFANGNGMSVDIEQALAWWGEAARQGHADAQFAVGLAYTTGEGMKKDLDEAINWYLAAARQGHQDARDILVQLNGDSTVHLLERHPEIAKESWFGWTATVKGDRINVRAGPGTEHRVVAQLDQDTTLRVIGRRADWLMVVLPSATGQVHAWIYKTLVRETSR